Proteins co-encoded in one Euleptes europaea isolate rEulEur1 chromosome 1, rEulEur1.hap1, whole genome shotgun sequence genomic window:
- the KCNMB1 gene encoding calcium-activated potassium channel subunit beta-1 produces the protein MVGKKVVPGQNRGETRALFLGLGMVACSVLMYFFIGTTIVPKYKRSIWTKESICELMKASIKKKVHCISNDDSGEENIFRYPCLEVKVNLTVLGQTVMLYHTEDTWIRNNKCSYIPDNLENYGQVQKKVEGIKTNFRKTKIFTCFYDPSRAESSVLLERLYSPDGLVVALIWPTLMMTGGILIIVLVKLSHYLSVLTASPYIRRI, from the exons ATGGTGGGGAAAAAGGTGGTGCCAGGACAGAATCGTGGGGAAACCAGGGCACTTTTCCTGGGCTTGGGAATGGTGGCATGCTCAGTGCTGATGTATTTCTTCATTGGGACCACCATTGTGCCAAAATACAAGAGGAG CATCTGGACCAAAGAGAGTATATGTGAACTGATGAaagcaagcattaaaaaaaaagttcattgcatATCCAACGATGACTCCGGAGAGGAAAATATCTTTCGTTACCCTTGCCTAGAAGTCAAGGTCAATTTGACTGTCTTGGGACAGACGGTAATGCTGTATCACACAGAAGATACCTGGATAAGAAATAACAAG TGCTCCTACATTCCTGACAATCTGGAGAATTACGGTCAAGTTCAAAAGAAAGTggaaggtataaaaaccaatttcagAAAGACCAAGATATTCACTTGTTTTTATGACCCATCAAGAGCAGAATCCAGCGTTCTTTTAGAACGACTGTACTCGCCTGATGGACTTGTCGTTGCTTTGATATGGCCAACTTTAATGATGACTGGTGGGATCTTAATTATCGTCTTGGTTAAATTAAGTCACTATTTGTCAGTACTCACTGCCTCACCATACATAAGACGTATATAG